The following coding sequences lie in one Effusibacillus lacus genomic window:
- the thiE gene encoding thiamine phosphate synthase, whose amino-acid sequence MSSDGRFQLHMITDGMRQADELGLIVEKALRGGADTIQLRYKSAPALDLYSLGQRIKPIVDSFGANLLINDRIDVALALDADGVHLAGKSLPVDVTRHITGERFLLGCSVHSVEEARTAEQKGASYITFGHIFPTSSKPGLPPQGIEGLRKVVESVEIPVLAIGGITIQNIDQVLSTGCAGIAAIGAISHEQNPELAASLLRSRMNDSKYKPRFSFPRK is encoded by the coding sequence ATGTCATCAGACGGGCGCTTTCAACTGCATATGATTACGGACGGCATGAGACAGGCTGACGAATTGGGTCTGATTGTCGAAAAAGCTCTCCGCGGGGGGGCGGATACGATCCAACTCCGGTACAAATCGGCTCCCGCACTTGATCTTTATTCCTTGGGTCAAAGGATTAAGCCCATTGTTGACTCCTTTGGAGCCAATCTGCTGATTAACGACAGAATTGATGTGGCACTCGCCCTGGATGCGGATGGAGTTCATCTGGCAGGAAAAAGCTTGCCCGTCGACGTTACCCGCCACATAACCGGGGAACGGTTTCTTCTGGGGTGTTCCGTACATTCTGTTGAGGAAGCCAGGACAGCAGAACAGAAGGGAGCGAGCTACATAACCTTCGGGCACATTTTCCCGACCAGTTCCAAGCCGGGGCTGCCTCCCCAGGGTATAGAAGGACTGAGGAAAGTTGTTGAATCGGTTGAGATCCCTGTACTGGCCATTGGCGGCATTACCATTCAGAATATCGATCAGGTTCTCTCCACCGGTTGTGCGGGAATTGCGGCAATCGGTGCAATCTCTCATGAACAGAATCCGGAACTTGCCGCCAGTTTGCTTCGTTCCAGGATGAACGACAGCAAGTATAAACCTCGCTTCAGTTTCCCGCGGAAATAA
- the thiO gene encoding glycine oxidase ThiO, whose product MKSTHDVCIVGGGVIGCAIAFFAARKGFRPLVIERNELGSQSTQAGAGMLGAQVEMEKPDALYRLGIASRDMYKDLQAELKEISGIDIELQTAGILRLAVSEDDRNQLLARQKWQTEEGQRAIWLEDEELRKEAGDLFGSTYGALYLPDDHQVRNQALLQALVASATKLGAKFVQHTEMTGIILQGDTVKGITTPHGQIAVDAVILAAGAWTGILSRHCGVELPVFPVKGQAIMAESRSPVTPFTVFTHGTYMLPKLTGHIYIGATMERCGFDKTPSLEGAARLLSRAAEIMPPLGKLGVHSHLVGLRPGSEDGYPFFGELPGIKGLYTATGHLRNGVLLAPITGAILADLLSEKVSGIDLAPFSVNRLL is encoded by the coding sequence TTGAAGAGCACACATGATGTTTGCATTGTAGGCGGAGGAGTGATAGGCTGCGCGATTGCCTTCTTTGCTGCCAGGAAAGGTTTCCGTCCACTCGTGATTGAAAGAAACGAGCTGGGCAGCCAATCCACCCAGGCGGGGGCGGGGATGCTTGGCGCCCAAGTGGAGATGGAGAAACCGGATGCGTTGTACCGCCTGGGGATCGCAAGTCGGGACATGTACAAAGATTTGCAAGCGGAATTGAAGGAAATCTCCGGCATCGACATTGAACTCCAGACGGCCGGCATTCTCCGGCTTGCCGTATCGGAGGATGACAGGAACCAGCTGCTGGCCAGGCAAAAATGGCAGACGGAAGAAGGACAAAGGGCCATCTGGCTGGAAGACGAAGAACTGCGGAAGGAAGCCGGCGATCTCTTTGGCTCAACCTACGGGGCTTTGTACTTGCCTGACGACCATCAAGTCCGAAACCAGGCGCTGCTTCAGGCTTTGGTCGCATCAGCGACCAAGCTCGGTGCAAAGTTTGTGCAGCATACGGAAATGACAGGGATCATTCTGCAAGGGGATACCGTGAAGGGCATTACAACACCCCACGGACAGATTGCAGTTGATGCGGTAATTCTTGCGGCTGGCGCATGGACTGGGATACTTAGCAGACATTGCGGAGTCGAGCTGCCTGTATTCCCCGTAAAAGGACAGGCGATCATGGCTGAATCGAGATCACCCGTAACACCCTTCACCGTTTTCACTCACGGAACTTACATGCTGCCAAAACTGACAGGCCACATTTATATAGGTGCCACAATGGAAAGGTGCGGATTTGACAAAACTCCCAGCCTGGAAGGTGCGGCTCGCCTGCTCAGCAGGGCGGCCGAGATTATGCCTCCCCTTGGAAAGCTGGGGGTGCACAGTCATCTGGTCGGATTGCGTCCGGGATCGGAAGATGGCTATCCGTTCTTTGGGGAACTCCCGGGCATAAAGGGACTTTATACCGCAACTGGCCATTTAAGAAACGGAGTCCTGCTGGCTCCGATAACGGGGGCCATTCTGGCCGATCTGCTATCCGAAAAAGTCAGTGGCATTGATTTGGCCCCTTTTAGCGTGAACCGTTTGTTGTAA